One Burkholderia sp. 9120 genomic window, CCCAGGTTCGATCCGGCTGACGTTGTCCCCGATCTCGCGCCGGTCCCTCCCCAGAGTGAACCGCAAGCGGTACGCTCACCTGACGACGTGCATTTGCGCAGCACGGGCGAGGTGATGGGCTATCGGCTTGACGCCGTTGATGGCGGCATTGGCCATGTTTCCGGGTTTATCTATGACGATGAAGCCTGGGCGATTCGATACCTTTGCATCGATACACGCCGCTTGTGGCAGGGCGGGAAAGAGATATTACTCGCGGCACACTGGATTGCGGGAGTCGACTGGCTGGCAAAGGCCGTCACCACAGAACTTACCCGAGACTCCATCCGTCGCAGCCCCGTCTACGACGACTCAGTTCCGATTCATCGGAGCTACGAGGTTGCGCTTCACGAATTTTATGGAAAGCAGGGGTACTGGTCGGAAGCTGGACCGGCATCGTTGAGCGAATATGTCCAGAGTACAGCCACTTAAGGTAATGCGCATGTTGCCTTTTAGGGAAACGGCGGACGCTGCGACTGTGACGTTAGACGGTCGTTAATAGGCGGATAGCGGCAGCTCGGGGCGGGAGTCTGAATCGATATGTTCGGTTTTCTGGAAATTAGCCTCCTTTCGATCGCAGGCGTGCTTCTGCTGCTTCGTGTGCTTCCGTACGGTCGACTGTACCGTCCATTTTTCGCCGGCGGCGGTGTCCTCTTGCTGATAACCGCGCTCTTTCCGCGGACGGATAACCCGATCGGCCAATTTCTCTTCGGGACAACTGGGAGT contains:
- a CDS encoding PRC-barrel domain-containing protein — its product is MLRSIKDLHGCTVSAIDGDIGTVDQVYFDDEAWAVRYLVVKTGHWLNERRVLISPYSIKHTDPGSNVVHLNLTQRAVRDSPGIDTHKPVSRQNEVECLRHYNYPAYWGGPNLWGMGPYPRFDPADVVPDLAPVPPQSEPQAVRSPDDVHLRSTGEVMGYRLDAVDGGIGHVSGFIYDDEAWAIRYLCIDTRRLWQGGKEILLAAHWIAGVDWLAKAVTTELTRDSIRRSPVYDDSVPIHRSYEVALHEFYGKQGYWSEAGPASLSEYVQSTAT